The following are from one region of the Panulirus ornatus isolate Po-2019 chromosome 48, ASM3632096v1, whole genome shotgun sequence genome:
- the Cog6 gene encoding LOW QUALITY PROTEIN: conserved oligomeric Golgi complex subunit 6 (The sequence of the model RefSeq protein was modified relative to this genomic sequence to represent the inferred CDS: inserted 1 base in 1 codon), with the protein MGADTKAAAENASGEKTQNNPLSRKINKILETRLENDKDTLDALKELSTFFTENTLRSRRNLRGEIEKRSVGISEEFVRALRDVKEAVDDIYTEVSAMNEVCVDMKRRLQATKSETRHLIHQTTSLQNQSQKLHMQENVADAFVRTFQLTSEEVSVIKGSSRESPITQEFFAVLEKTQKIRNSTKYLLQTGHQKTALDVMEQMNVCREAGLERLYRWCQSQCRSPDPSPLLTQAIAAXQERPVLFNLVVEEWIVVRRGWLVRGFLGALTIGGPGGAPRPIELQAHDPMRYVGDMLAWVHQALPTEREAAQTLFANCLNIDPVEQTRSTVASISESVCRPLKTRIEQMIVTDQRREGGKKPVQLYKISNLLRFYHNTILQVTDAGLLVATLDELHQLSYKMFISALQSQVTHVSERIEPPGEMLAPTSGVARTLGLLTEVITAATIADDAQHDFKQIVSCVVDPLVNAINESASGLGTVESAIYLLNCFHQLHSTLSLLHTTGEKLEMIQGQIDAQLDTLSQEQISAICHSLGVAGMYPTITHPPTTPLSQNPVCQPLAIQAFMTKLDGFLAAPDHLMLPHTRLLLSSNFRRALQQRTAEAITSVYAKLHALVHDPKHGYTDPSSLLPRDPDTVKTLLS; encoded by the exons ATGGGAGCTGACACGAAAGCAGCAGCCGAAAATGCTAGTGGAGAAAAGACCCAAAATAATCCTCTTTCGAGGAAAATCAACAAAATTCTTGAGACCAGATTAGAAAATGATAAG GATACTCTTGATGCCTTGAAGGAGTTGTCAACGTTCTTCACAGAAAATACACTGAGGAGCCGCAGGAATTTGAGAGGCGAGATTGAAAAGCGTAGTGTTGGAATCAGTGAG GAGTTTGTTCGTGCTCTGCGAGACGTAAAGGAAGCTGTTGATGATATCTACACAGAGGTTAGTGCTATGAATGAGGTATGTGTTGACATGAAGCGCAGACTACAGGCAACCAAATCTGAAACACGCCATCTCATTCATCAAACAACCTCTTTGCAGAATCAAAG TCAGAAATTGCACATGCAGGAAAATGTAGCTGATGCTTTTGTGAGAACCTTTCAACTTACTTCCGAGGAAGTGTCTGTCATCAAGGGATCAAGTAGGGAATCTCCTATTACTCAGGAGTTTTTTGCTGTTTTAGAGAAGACACAGAAGATTCGAAACAGTACCAAATATTTGTTGCAG ACAGGTCACCAAAAAACAGCCTTAGATGTGATGGAGCAGATGAATGTTTGTCGTGAGGCTGGGTTGGAGCGCTTATATCGGTGGTGTCAGTCTCAGTGTCGCTCCCCAGATCCATCCCCATTACTTACCCAAGCAATTGCTG CTCAGGAAAGACCTGTTCTTTTCAA TCTAGTGGTTGAAGAGTGGATAGTTGTTCGACGGGGATGGCTAGTACGGGGTTTCTTAGGTGCTCTTACTATTGGGGGTCCTGGCGGTGCTCCTCGTCCCATTGAACTTCAGGCTCATGACCCTATGAGATATGTTGGTGATATGCTGGCTTGGGTTCATCAGGCATTACCAACTGAGCGAGAAGCTGCACAGACATTGTTTGCCAACTGTTTAAACATTG ATCCTGTAGAGCAGACACGATCTACTGTGGCCAGCATCTCTGAGAGTGTTTGTCGACCTCTGAAGACTCGAATAGAGCAGATGATTGTGACTGATcagagacgtgagggagggaaaaagccTGTGCAACTGTATAAGATTAGCAACCTTTTGCGATTCTACCATAACACCATCCTACAG gTGACAGATGCTGGTCTTTTGGTGGCAACGCTTGATGAACTTCATCAGCTTAGCTACAAGATGTTCATATCTGCCTTGCAGAGTCAG GTTACCCATGTCAGTGAACGTATTGAGCCCCCTGGTGAGATGCTAGCTCCTACATCTGGTGTTGCACGCACTCTTGGACTACTTACTGAAGTAATTACAGCAGCAACTATAGCAGATGATGCCCAGCATGACTTTAAGCAG ATTGTGAGCTGTGTAGTTGACCCACTGGTGAATGCCATAAATGAGAGTGCATCAGGACTAGGGACTGTAGAATCTGCCATTTACTTATTGAATTGCTTTCATCAATTGCATTCCACTTTATCTCTTCTACATACTACTGGAGAGAAATTAGAGATGATTCAG GGACAGATTGATGCTCAGCTGGACACTCTATCCCAAGAACAGATCAGTGCAATTTGTCACAGCTTAGGTGTGGCTGGCATGTACCCTACAATTACTCATCCACCAACTACACCACTCTCACAGAATCCAGTGTGTCAACCCCTTGCTATACAAGCTTTTATG actAAGCTTGATGGTTTCCTTGCAGCACCTGACCACCTTATGCTTCCTCATACACGTCTCTTACTTAGTTCAAATTTTCGTCGAGCCTTGCAGCAGCGAACTGCAGAAGCAATAACATCAGTGTATGCCAAGCTCCATGCTCTTGTCCATGACCCTAAACATGGCTATACTGACCCAAGCTCTCTGTTACCTCGTGACCCAGACACTGTTAAAACTCTGCTTTCATAA
- the LOC139764149 gene encoding uncharacterized protein, whose amino-acid sequence MLKVAVVCVAVGTLCALTLANPSQPVASEAEIDSKTLQNRDYKAPEPAEPPAEHYHPDEGDQGYYYYYYPVEEDKKKLLKDDKCAVEKLLIPLIIICVILGILTANSIGLLPSIELPPLVLPTAPILSIQKNRALNSMDSYIPWDTIDQLTLVVTEALESEQCLPRLVCESGRYADGRTTAVSFLEFFAPRKLQSHMKIFKDSALKKTDCSIYKCSYIEEYKRT is encoded by the exons ATGCTGAAAGTGGCAGTGGTGTGCGTGGCGGTGGGAACCCTATGTGCCCTAACCCTAGCTAACCCGTCCCAGCCCGTTGCTTCAGAAGCCGAGATCGACTCCAAGACGCTTCAAAACAGAGACTACAAAGCTCCTGAGCCAGCG GAACCACCAGCAGAACACTACCACCCAGATGAAGGTGACCagggatactactactactactaccctgtgGAGGAGGATAAGAAGAAGCTATTGAAAGATGACAAATGTGCTGTTGAGAAG CTCCTCATCCCTCTGATCATCATTTGCGTCATTCTCGGCATCTTGACTGCCAATAGCATCGGTCTACTTCCTTCAATAGAATTGCCACCCCTTGTTCTCCCAACTGCACCAATTCTGAGCATCCAAAAAAATAGAGCACTGAACTCAATGGATTCCTACATTCCTTGGGACACCATTGACCAG CTGACTTTGGTAGTGACGGAGGCATTAGAGAGTGAACAGTGTTTACCACGTTTAGTGTGTGAGTCTGGCAGGTATGCTGATGGACGCACCACAGCTGTCAG CTTCTTGGAATTCTTTGCACCACGGAAACTGCAGTCACACATGAAAATCTTCAAGGACTCTGCCCTCAAGAAAACTGACTGCTCCATCTACAAATGTAGTTACATAGAGGAGTATAAAAGGACTTAA